A section of the Deltaproteobacteria bacterium genome encodes:
- a CDS encoding HNH endonuclease — MFSDETHIKRERAKAKELRASQWWKQQIGPGLCHHCGRKFNKSELTMDHLIPVARGGKSSKNNVVPSCRPCNQTRGHKLDVERAFEKIDVPLETGESENDPEG; from the coding sequence ATGTTTTCAGATGAAACTCATATTAAGCGAGAGCGGGCCAAGGCCAAGGAGCTTCGGGCTTCGCAGTGGTGGAAGCAGCAAATCGGCCCCGGTCTCTGCCATCATTGTGGTCGAAAGTTCAACAAGTCTGAACTCACGATGGATCACCTCATTCCGGTCGCGCGAGGTGGAAAATCATCGAAAAACAATGTCGTTCCTTCGTGTCGTCCCTGCAATCAAACTCGGGGTCATAAACTTGATGTCGAGCGCGCTTTTGAAAAGATCGATGTCCCACTAGAAACCGGCGAATCTGAAAACGACCCAGAAGGGTAG
- a CDS encoding FKBP-type peptidyl-prolyl cis-trans isomerase, which translates to MIDDLQNGRGRQAKPGAKLVVHFTSWLYDPTQPLGRGPQFETTQGKTPYKFTLQNPDALHIKGWEDGIVDMKTGGRRRLIIPPELGYGANGAGQVIPPGATLLYEIELIDVE; encoded by the coding sequence ATGATCGATGATTTACAAAATGGGCGCGGTCGACAAGCAAAACCGGGAGCAAAGCTCGTTGTGCATTTCACGAGCTGGCTCTATGACCCGACACAGCCGCTTGGGCGAGGTCCGCAATTTGAAACCACACAAGGGAAAACTCCCTACAAGTTCACTCTGCAGAATCCCGACGCTCTTCATATCAAAGGCTGGGAGGACGGTATCGTTGATATGAAAACCGGGGGACGTCGTCGACTGATCATTCCACCAGAGCTTGGCTATGGTGCCAATGGAGCAGGGCAAGTCATTCCCCCTGGAGCGACGCTACTGTATGAAATTGAACTCATCGATGTTGAGTAA
- a CDS encoding DNA topoisomerase VI subunit B, with protein sequence MAKTITSSSTAEYFAKNLQQVGFSSPLKAVLTTLKEAVDNSLDACEETGILPEITVEVRKTGSGSSKSADLVEIIVEDNGPGIDPEDLPKVYGEYLASSKFGRGQCTRGQQGIGISAAVTWAQLTNASGVLVTSKTSRMRKAIQATIDVDIKQNKGSIKAKEMIEWDKPHGVRVEFRIDGRIQLNGDGGILTYLEGTTLVNPHLKLRYKLGDADWVLIERVSDVLPEIPPATLPHPHTMKLGEFITHAGLFGKIDFGKFLKTGFSRVSDLTLKDLAKNGVPKALLAAPTNKLNEEQLKNAFMVIGKTELQSPSTRSVLTVGEEAMAKSILRLGDVDFFSVVTRKPRIADFKPVVVEVALARFLNRGSEDDSIQLLRFANRVPLQFDKSACAITNAVESVNWRAYGLAQSKDSLPMGPYVFAVSVVSPFIKFKNASKETIDASEELVEEIRRALMQAGQKLSRHIRRENKEADLERKIAHIEQFGPILVDGLVRISGAKESRKVKAQEGLKKLLGRDAKAAQKDLSEAEVKLQALKERQEKAGLFFTTSSKNDSPVEAEDEVSEKDDDTDGEAGAAAARGTGKTTTAKVIETKGVVATTGKAADRSTEKSAVTAKGTEKSAGTAKSAEKSVTEKSAAEKPAKAAGKTTAKATAKSTTDKSARK encoded by the coding sequence ATGGCGAAAACGATTACGTCCAGTAGCACAGCTGAATATTTCGCAAAGAACCTACAACAGGTGGGCTTTTCTTCGCCTTTGAAAGCCGTTCTGACAACTTTGAAAGAAGCTGTCGATAACTCCCTCGATGCTTGCGAAGAAACTGGAATTTTACCGGAAATAACGGTTGAGGTTCGAAAAACCGGAAGCGGTTCAAGCAAGTCTGCGGACTTGGTTGAAATCATTGTTGAGGACAACGGACCCGGCATTGATCCCGAAGACTTGCCAAAAGTTTATGGAGAATATCTCGCATCATCGAAGTTTGGTCGTGGGCAGTGCACACGCGGTCAACAGGGGATTGGAATTTCTGCGGCTGTCACCTGGGCGCAGTTAACGAACGCGTCCGGAGTATTAGTTACTTCGAAGACCTCGCGCATGCGAAAAGCCATTCAGGCGACAATTGACGTCGATATCAAACAAAACAAAGGATCGATCAAAGCCAAAGAGATGATCGAATGGGACAAGCCACACGGCGTACGCGTGGAATTCCGAATCGACGGCCGAATCCAATTGAACGGAGACGGTGGAATTTTGACTTATCTCGAGGGCACAACCCTCGTGAATCCCCATTTAAAACTTCGCTACAAACTTGGCGATGCCGATTGGGTTTTAATTGAACGCGTAAGCGACGTTCTTCCCGAAATTCCTCCGGCAACACTTCCACATCCACACACGATGAAGCTTGGCGAGTTTATCACTCATGCGGGACTTTTCGGGAAAATCGACTTTGGCAAATTTCTCAAGACGGGTTTTTCTCGAGTCAGTGACTTAACGCTTAAGGATTTGGCGAAAAACGGAGTGCCAAAGGCGTTGCTAGCGGCCCCGACGAATAAATTGAATGAAGAGCAGTTGAAGAACGCCTTTATGGTGATCGGCAAAACGGAACTACAGTCGCCTTCCACGAGATCAGTTTTGACCGTGGGCGAAGAGGCGATGGCAAAGTCCATATTGCGTCTCGGTGATGTCGATTTCTTTTCGGTAGTTACAAGGAAGCCGCGCATCGCCGACTTTAAACCGGTCGTTGTGGAAGTGGCTTTGGCCCGTTTTTTAAACCGCGGCTCTGAAGATGACTCGATTCAGCTCTTGAGATTTGCGAATCGAGTTCCGCTTCAATTTGATAAAAGTGCGTGCGCCATCACGAACGCGGTTGAAAGTGTGAACTGGCGCGCCTATGGCTTAGCGCAGTCAAAAGATTCGCTGCCAATGGGGCCGTACGTATTCGCGGTTTCCGTTGTTTCTCCGTTCATTAAATTTAAGAACGCCTCGAAAGAAACTATCGATGCTTCGGAAGAGCTGGTCGAAGAAATTCGGCGCGCACTTATGCAAGCGGGTCAGAAGCTTTCGCGTCACATTCGACGCGAAAACAAAGAGGCCGATCTCGAGCGAAAAATTGCTCATATCGAACAGTTTGGACCGATCTTGGTTGACGGGCTTGTTCGAATTTCTGGTGCAAAAGAATCTCGGAAAGTAAAAGCCCAAGAAGGCTTGAAAAAACTTTTGGGCCGCGATGCCAAAGCCGCTCAAAAAGATCTTTCGGAGGCAGAAGTTAAGCTACAGGCACTTAAAGAACGCCAAGAAAAAGCCGGACTCTTTTTTACAACGTCTTCGAAGAACGATTCACCCGTGGAAGCGGAAGACGAAGTATCTGAAAAGGACGACGATACTGACGGAGAAGCAGGCGCTGCTGCGGCCCGCGGGACTGGAAAAACCACGACAGCTAAGGTGATTGAAACCAAGGGCGTCGTTGCAACGACAGGTAAAGCAGCGGATCGGTCGACTGAAAAATCGGCTGTTACAGCCAAGGGGACCGAAAAGTCGGCAGGCACGGCTAAATCGGCTGAAAAGTCGGTCACAGAAAAATCCGCGGCAGAAAAGCCGGCAAAAGCCGCCGGAAAAACGACAGCCAAAGCGACCGCTAAATCAACAACCGATAAGTCTGCCCGCAAGTAG